From the Musa acuminata AAA Group cultivar baxijiao chromosome BXJ1-2, Cavendish_Baxijiao_AAA, whole genome shotgun sequence genome, one window contains:
- the LOC135597632 gene encoding transcription factor MYB3R-2-like isoform X2 translates to MVEELDVGEAKAERAPEVPPSFSSPVPPRKISGPTRRSTKGGWTNEEDAILSRAVKQFDGRNWKRIGRTDIQCLHRWQKVLNPELVKGSWTKEEDECIIKLVAKHGCKRWSIIAKSLSGRIGKQCRERWYNHLNPAIKKDAWTPEEEVTLIYAHKKYGNKWAEIAKHLHGRAENSIKNHWNCSLKKKLASYLSSKSFDQPSGVIALNLEDCIQKVGCLEADSSEQGILGFGSHFTANAAVLDHQNPSKRALDASLRPLLGGVSRCFRVNNQSMTLEDSRFLDIEMKVISTRCRHMTEVNNSTRHLNFSIDESPGAIAQTAMSCSSCERSCHESDTWHRDGSARGNASDLQNCSTIQSEMNPSSSNHLCSDDHSYTDKSNIPGFGLSNNDGGRQSDLVPGTYLHVQVQDIMVSTSSEERAVSNGHIQQNHSSGECSTPPNHSQSLASIPVSPASFLRSAAKSFKNTPSILRRRKHESSKQLFVDC, encoded by the exons ATGGTGGAAGAGTTGGATGTGGGAGAAGCCAAGGCGGAGAGGGCTCCGGAAGTCCCTCCGTCGTTTTCTTCTCCGGTTCCTCCTAG AAAAATAAGTGGTCCGACTCGGAGATCAACAAAGGGGGGCTGGACAAATGAGGAG GATGCCATTTTATCTAGAGCTGTGAAGCAGTTTGATGGAAGAAACTGGAAGAGgatag GCCGGACAGATATTCAGTGCCTGCATAGGTGGCAGAAGGTTCTCAACCCGGAGCTAGTTAAAGGAAGTTGGACAAAAGAG GAAGATGAGTGCATTATCAAGCTAGTTGCAAAGCATGGTTGTAAGAGATGGTCTATCATTGCAAAGTCATTGTCGGGCCGCATAGGCAAGCAATGTCGTGAGAG GTGGTATAACCACTTGAACCCTGCAATAAAAAAAGATGCATGGACGCCAGAAGAAGAAGTGACATTAATTTATGCCCATAAAAAATATGGAAATAAATGGGCTGAGATAGCCAAGCATTTACATGGAAG GGCAGAGAACTCAATCAAAAACCATTGGAACTGCTCATTGAAGAAGAAGCTGGCTTCTTATTTATCATCCAAGAGTTTTGACCAACCATCTGGTGTTATTGCTCTTAATTTGGAGGACTGTATACAGAAGGTGGGATGCTTAGAAGCAGATTCTTCAGAGCAAGGCATACTTGGGTTTGGTAGTCATTTTACGGCTAATGCTGCCGTTTTGGATCATCAGAATCCTAGTAAACGGGCACTTGATGCCAGCTTGCGACCTCTTCTCGGTGGTGTATCTAGATGTTTCAGAGTAAACAACCAGAGTATGACATTAGAGGATTCAAGATTCTTAGACATAGAGATGAAAGTTATTTCAACAAGGTGTAGACACATGACAGAGGTAAATAATTCTACGAGGCATCTTAACTTTTCGATTGATGAAAGCCCTGGTGCAATTGCCCAGACTGCTATGTCTTGCAGCAGCTGTGAGCGATCATGCCACGAGTCTGATACATGGCACAGAGATGGTTCTGCTCGTGGAAATGCTTCAGATTTACAAAATTGTTCCACTATTCAGTCGGAAATGAATCCTTCTTCGAGCAATCATCTCTGCTCAGACGATCATTCTTACACTGATAAATCAAATATTCCAGGATTCGGTTTATCCAACAATGATGGAGGTCGCCAGAGCGACCTTGTTCCTGGGACTTACCTCCATGTGCAGGTGCAAGATATAATGGTTTCCACTTCAAGTGAAGAAAGGGCTGTCTCAAACGGCCATATACAACAGAATCACAGCTCCGGCGAATGTTCTACGCCTCCAAACCATTCTCAAAGTCTTGCTAGTATTCCAGTAAGTCCTGCatcctttttgagaagtgcagccAAGAGCTTCAAGAACACCCCCTCCATTTTGAGGAGACGCAAGCATGAGAGTTCCAAGCAATTGTTTGTGGATTGTTGA
- the LOC135597632 gene encoding transcription factor MYB3R-2-like isoform X3 → MVEELDVGEAKAERAPEVPPSFSSPVPPRKISGPTRRSTKGGWTNEEDAILSRAVKQFDGRNWKRIAEAFPGRTDIQCLHRWQKVLNPELVKGSWTKEEDECIIKLVAKHGCKRWSIIAKSLSGRIGKQCRERAENSIKNHWNCSLKKKLASYLSSKSFDQPSGVIALNLEDCIQKVGCLEADSSEQGILGFGSHFTANAAVLDHQNPSKRALDASLRPLLGGVSRCFRVNNQSMTLEDSRFLDIEMKVISTRCRHMTEVNNSTRHLNFSIDESPGAIAQTAMSCSSCERSCHESDTWHRDGSARGNASDLQNCSTIQSEMNPSSSNHLCSDDHSYTDKSNIPGFGLSNNDGGRQSDLVPGTYLHVQVQDIMVSTSSEERAVSNGHIQQNHSSGECSTPPNHSQSLASIPVSPASFLRSAAKSFKNTPSILRRRKHESSKQLFVDC, encoded by the exons ATGGTGGAAGAGTTGGATGTGGGAGAAGCCAAGGCGGAGAGGGCTCCGGAAGTCCCTCCGTCGTTTTCTTCTCCGGTTCCTCCTAG AAAAATAAGTGGTCCGACTCGGAGATCAACAAAGGGGGGCTGGACAAATGAGGAG GATGCCATTTTATCTAGAGCTGTGAAGCAGTTTGATGGAAGAAACTGGAAGAGgatag CTGAGGCTTTCCCAGGCCGGACAGATATTCAGTGCCTGCATAGGTGGCAGAAGGTTCTCAACCCGGAGCTAGTTAAAGGAAGTTGGACAAAAGAG GAAGATGAGTGCATTATCAAGCTAGTTGCAAAGCATGGTTGTAAGAGATGGTCTATCATTGCAAAGTCATTGTCGGGCCGCATAGGCAAGCAATGTCGTGAGAG GGCAGAGAACTCAATCAAAAACCATTGGAACTGCTCATTGAAGAAGAAGCTGGCTTCTTATTTATCATCCAAGAGTTTTGACCAACCATCTGGTGTTATTGCTCTTAATTTGGAGGACTGTATACAGAAGGTGGGATGCTTAGAAGCAGATTCTTCAGAGCAAGGCATACTTGGGTTTGGTAGTCATTTTACGGCTAATGCTGCCGTTTTGGATCATCAGAATCCTAGTAAACGGGCACTTGATGCCAGCTTGCGACCTCTTCTCGGTGGTGTATCTAGATGTTTCAGAGTAAACAACCAGAGTATGACATTAGAGGATTCAAGATTCTTAGACATAGAGATGAAAGTTATTTCAACAAGGTGTAGACACATGACAGAGGTAAATAATTCTACGAGGCATCTTAACTTTTCGATTGATGAAAGCCCTGGTGCAATTGCCCAGACTGCTATGTCTTGCAGCAGCTGTGAGCGATCATGCCACGAGTCTGATACATGGCACAGAGATGGTTCTGCTCGTGGAAATGCTTCAGATTTACAAAATTGTTCCACTATTCAGTCGGAAATGAATCCTTCTTCGAGCAATCATCTCTGCTCAGACGATCATTCTTACACTGATAAATCAAATATTCCAGGATTCGGTTTATCCAACAATGATGGAGGTCGCCAGAGCGACCTTGTTCCTGGGACTTACCTCCATGTGCAGGTGCAAGATATAATGGTTTCCACTTCAAGTGAAGAAAGGGCTGTCTCAAACGGCCATATACAACAGAATCACAGCTCCGGCGAATGTTCTACGCCTCCAAACCATTCTCAAAGTCTTGCTAGTATTCCAGTAAGTCCTGCatcctttttgagaagtgcagccAAGAGCTTCAAGAACACCCCCTCCATTTTGAGGAGACGCAAGCATGAGAGTTCCAAGCAATTGTTTGTGGATTGTTGA
- the LOC135597632 gene encoding transcription factor MYB3R-2-like isoform X1 — translation MVEELDVGEAKAERAPEVPPSFSSPVPPRKISGPTRRSTKGGWTNEEDAILSRAVKQFDGRNWKRIAEAFPGRTDIQCLHRWQKVLNPELVKGSWTKEEDECIIKLVAKHGCKRWSIIAKSLSGRIGKQCRERWYNHLNPAIKKDAWTPEEEVTLIYAHKKYGNKWAEIAKHLHGRAENSIKNHWNCSLKKKLASYLSSKSFDQPSGVIALNLEDCIQKVGCLEADSSEQGILGFGSHFTANAAVLDHQNPSKRALDASLRPLLGGVSRCFRVNNQSMTLEDSRFLDIEMKVISTRCRHMTEVNNSTRHLNFSIDESPGAIAQTAMSCSSCERSCHESDTWHRDGSARGNASDLQNCSTIQSEMNPSSSNHLCSDDHSYTDKSNIPGFGLSNNDGGRQSDLVPGTYLHVQVQDIMVSTSSEERAVSNGHIQQNHSSGECSTPPNHSQSLASIPVSPASFLRSAAKSFKNTPSILRRRKHESSKQLFVDC, via the exons ATGGTGGAAGAGTTGGATGTGGGAGAAGCCAAGGCGGAGAGGGCTCCGGAAGTCCCTCCGTCGTTTTCTTCTCCGGTTCCTCCTAG AAAAATAAGTGGTCCGACTCGGAGATCAACAAAGGGGGGCTGGACAAATGAGGAG GATGCCATTTTATCTAGAGCTGTGAAGCAGTTTGATGGAAGAAACTGGAAGAGgatag CTGAGGCTTTCCCAGGCCGGACAGATATTCAGTGCCTGCATAGGTGGCAGAAGGTTCTCAACCCGGAGCTAGTTAAAGGAAGTTGGACAAAAGAG GAAGATGAGTGCATTATCAAGCTAGTTGCAAAGCATGGTTGTAAGAGATGGTCTATCATTGCAAAGTCATTGTCGGGCCGCATAGGCAAGCAATGTCGTGAGAG GTGGTATAACCACTTGAACCCTGCAATAAAAAAAGATGCATGGACGCCAGAAGAAGAAGTGACATTAATTTATGCCCATAAAAAATATGGAAATAAATGGGCTGAGATAGCCAAGCATTTACATGGAAG GGCAGAGAACTCAATCAAAAACCATTGGAACTGCTCATTGAAGAAGAAGCTGGCTTCTTATTTATCATCCAAGAGTTTTGACCAACCATCTGGTGTTATTGCTCTTAATTTGGAGGACTGTATACAGAAGGTGGGATGCTTAGAAGCAGATTCTTCAGAGCAAGGCATACTTGGGTTTGGTAGTCATTTTACGGCTAATGCTGCCGTTTTGGATCATCAGAATCCTAGTAAACGGGCACTTGATGCCAGCTTGCGACCTCTTCTCGGTGGTGTATCTAGATGTTTCAGAGTAAACAACCAGAGTATGACATTAGAGGATTCAAGATTCTTAGACATAGAGATGAAAGTTATTTCAACAAGGTGTAGACACATGACAGAGGTAAATAATTCTACGAGGCATCTTAACTTTTCGATTGATGAAAGCCCTGGTGCAATTGCCCAGACTGCTATGTCTTGCAGCAGCTGTGAGCGATCATGCCACGAGTCTGATACATGGCACAGAGATGGTTCTGCTCGTGGAAATGCTTCAGATTTACAAAATTGTTCCACTATTCAGTCGGAAATGAATCCTTCTTCGAGCAATCATCTCTGCTCAGACGATCATTCTTACACTGATAAATCAAATATTCCAGGATTCGGTTTATCCAACAATGATGGAGGTCGCCAGAGCGACCTTGTTCCTGGGACTTACCTCCATGTGCAGGTGCAAGATATAATGGTTTCCACTTCAAGTGAAGAAAGGGCTGTCTCAAACGGCCATATACAACAGAATCACAGCTCCGGCGAATGTTCTACGCCTCCAAACCATTCTCAAAGTCTTGCTAGTATTCCAGTAAGTCCTGCatcctttttgagaagtgcagccAAGAGCTTCAAGAACACCCCCTCCATTTTGAGGAGACGCAAGCATGAGAGTTCCAAGCAATTGTTTGTGGATTGTTGA
- the LOC135597632 gene encoding transcription factor MYB3R-5-like isoform X4: MVEELDVGEAKAERAPEVPPSFSSPVPPRKISGPTRRSTKGGWTNEEDAILSRAVKQFDGRNWKRIAEAFPGRTDIQCLHRWQKVLNPELVKGSWTKEEDECIIKLVAKHGCKRWSIIAKSLSGRIGKQCRERWYNHLNPAIKKDAWTPEEEVTLIYAHKKYGNKWAEIAKHLHGRAENSIKNHWNCSLKKKLASYLSSKSFDQPSGVIALNLEDCIQKVGCLEADSSEQGILGFGSHFTANAAVLDHQNPSKRALDASLRPLLGGVSRCFRVNNQSMTLEDSRFLDIEMKVISTRCRHMTEQL, translated from the exons ATGGTGGAAGAGTTGGATGTGGGAGAAGCCAAGGCGGAGAGGGCTCCGGAAGTCCCTCCGTCGTTTTCTTCTCCGGTTCCTCCTAG AAAAATAAGTGGTCCGACTCGGAGATCAACAAAGGGGGGCTGGACAAATGAGGAG GATGCCATTTTATCTAGAGCTGTGAAGCAGTTTGATGGAAGAAACTGGAAGAGgatag CTGAGGCTTTCCCAGGCCGGACAGATATTCAGTGCCTGCATAGGTGGCAGAAGGTTCTCAACCCGGAGCTAGTTAAAGGAAGTTGGACAAAAGAG GAAGATGAGTGCATTATCAAGCTAGTTGCAAAGCATGGTTGTAAGAGATGGTCTATCATTGCAAAGTCATTGTCGGGCCGCATAGGCAAGCAATGTCGTGAGAG GTGGTATAACCACTTGAACCCTGCAATAAAAAAAGATGCATGGACGCCAGAAGAAGAAGTGACATTAATTTATGCCCATAAAAAATATGGAAATAAATGGGCTGAGATAGCCAAGCATTTACATGGAAG GGCAGAGAACTCAATCAAAAACCATTGGAACTGCTCATTGAAGAAGAAGCTGGCTTCTTATTTATCATCCAAGAGTTTTGACCAACCATCTGGTGTTATTGCTCTTAATTTGGAGGACTGTATACAGAAGGTGGGATGCTTAGAAGCAGATTCTTCAGAGCAAGGCATACTTGGGTTTGGTAGTCATTTTACGGCTAATGCTGCCGTTTTGGATCATCAGAATCCTAGTAAACGGGCACTTGATGCCAGCTTGCGACCTCTTCTCGGTGGTGTATCTAGATGTTTCAGAGTAAACAACCAGAGTATGACATTAGAGGATTCAAGATTCTTAGACATAGAGATGAAAGTTATTTCAACAAGGTGTAGACACATGACAGAG CAGCTGTGA